One stretch of Leadbetterella byssophila DSM 17132 DNA includes these proteins:
- a CDS encoding RluA family pseudouridine synthase, whose protein sequence is MKIFENDNYIILDKPSGIASQDEPGKNDSILSAFPGCHVLTRLDKRVSGLMVLAKSAEVAARWSPEKYSKTYHCIVNLPGPGKEGVLKHWIKKQGLKAKVFDHAVEGAKQAILRYQLRGNSQRYALYAVKIETGRFHQIRAQFSKVGFPLVGDLKYGYKRSTPDGSIFLSCTQIKGPDFEVEIPLPFLWAKYGFETGSTVMEGLPA, encoded by the coding sequence ATGAAGATTTTTGAGAACGATAACTATATCATTCTAGATAAACCTAGTGGCATAGCCTCTCAAGATGAGCCTGGTAAAAATGACTCCATCTTAAGTGCATTTCCGGGTTGTCATGTCTTGACCCGACTAGACAAGCGGGTAAGTGGTCTTATGGTGCTTGCTAAAAGTGCTGAAGTAGCCGCCAGGTGGTCACCGGAGAAATACAGTAAAACCTATCACTGCATCGTAAACTTGCCGGGACCGGGTAAAGAGGGGGTATTGAAACATTGGATTAAGAAGCAGGGATTGAAGGCAAAGGTTTTTGATCATGCTGTGGAAGGCGCAAAGCAGGCTATCTTGAGGTATCAACTAAGGGGTAATTCTCAACGTTACGCCTTGTATGCCGTAAAGATTGAGACGGGTAGATTCCATCAGATCCGTGCGCAGTTTAGTAAAGTTGGATTTCCTTTGGTAGGCGACTTAAAATATGGTTATAAGCGAAGCACTCCTGATGGATCTATATTTTTGAGTTGTACCCAAATAAAAGGCCCGGATTTCGAAGTAGAGATTCCTTTACCTTTTTTGTGGGCGAAATACGGTTTTGAAACGGGAAGCACTGTAATGGAAGGACTTCCTGCTTAA
- a CDS encoding universal stress protein: MKVILVATDFSKEAENAVEYAGAAAKVVGAKVVLFHLYKLSVHALNSRLGPSTFDDLYNASQKKLEDRAKALAEKYEIKTVADWHKDDFYTELKLSLAHFQADILVLGMPEKSLELDMLGNTTTAVINRLKVPVLAIPLEVQFEGIKTILFAADVLRGVHLHVLEKVKEVAADFGAKQVEIFHVSEKVKELQGLKEETEKAYGEDGSDIQYFYKNVSSNAVIREIQLELKEIQADMLIMVPNKYGFWSSLIHRSKTRIMALNSEVPLLSLPL, from the coding sequence ATGAAAGTGATATTGGTTGCTACTGACTTTTCTAAAGAAGCTGAAAACGCAGTAGAATATGCGGGTGCCGCAGCAAAGGTGGTTGGGGCAAAAGTGGTTTTGTTTCACTTATATAAATTGTCTGTTCATGCCCTGAATTCGCGCCTAGGTCCATCTACTTTTGATGATTTATATAATGCGAGTCAGAAGAAATTAGAGGACAGAGCGAAGGCATTGGCTGAAAAGTATGAGATCAAAACTGTGGCGGATTGGCACAAAGATGATTTCTATACCGAATTAAAATTGAGCTTAGCTCATTTTCAAGCAGACATCCTAGTTTTAGGTATGCCGGAGAAATCCTTGGAGCTAGATATGCTGGGGAATACTACCACAGCTGTAATAAACAGGTTAAAGGTTCCGGTACTTGCCATTCCTCTAGAGGTACAGTTTGAAGGAATTAAGACCATACTTTTTGCTGCAGATGTATTACGCGGGGTGCATCTGCATGTACTGGAAAAAGTGAAGGAGGTAGCTGCTGATTTTGGAGCTAAACAGGTGGAGATCTTCCATGTCAGTGAAAAGGTGAAAGAGCTTCAAGGCTTGAAAGAAGAAACCGAAAAAGCGTACGGAGAAGATGGAAGTGATATACAGTACTTCTACAAGAATGTCAGTTCCAATGCCGTCATTCGTGAAATCCAATTGGAATTAAAGGAAATACAAGCTGATATGTTAATCATGGTGCCAAATAAATATGGATTTTGGTCCTCTTTGATCCATAGAAGTAAAACCCGAATAATGGCTTTAAACAGCGAAGTGCCGCTATTGTCTTTGCCTTTGTAA
- a CDS encoding SDR family oxidoreductase, giving the protein MNLNLSGRNALICGASAGIGQAVAIELAELGANCILFARNPEKLQKVLGELKQGEGQFHRYLTADFSQPEDVKSVINGIQETIHIVINNTGGPKGGPIVDADPDAFQEAFKMHIVNSQNIAQRVLPGMKEAQFGRFVNIISTSVRVPLRGLGVSNTIRGAMASWAKTLANEVAPYGITVNNVLPGSTETGRLASLISSQAEARGMDTTRVVAEMQAEIPMGRFGRPEEIASLAAFLCTPAASYITGVSIQADGGRIGSI; this is encoded by the coding sequence ATGAACTTAAACCTTTCAGGAAGAAATGCCTTGATCTGCGGTGCATCTGCCGGTATAGGTCAGGCTGTAGCTATTGAATTGGCAGAATTGGGGGCCAACTGTATCTTGTTTGCCAGGAACCCAGAAAAATTACAAAAGGTCTTAGGTGAGCTTAAGCAGGGTGAAGGACAATTTCACCGCTACCTTACGGCTGATTTTTCCCAACCTGAAGATGTCAAATCAGTGATAAATGGGATACAAGAGACTATTCATATTGTAATTAATAATACGGGCGGTCCAAAGGGCGGCCCCATAGTGGATGCAGATCCCGATGCTTTCCAAGAAGCATTTAAAATGCACATCGTCAACAGTCAGAATATTGCCCAAAGGGTTCTGCCAGGTATGAAAGAAGCCCAATTTGGAAGGTTTGTGAATATTATTTCTACCTCCGTACGTGTACCATTAAGAGGATTGGGGGTAAGTAATACCATTCGTGGAGCCATGGCTTCATGGGCTAAGACCTTAGCAAATGAAGTGGCTCCGTATGGGATTACCGTAAACAATGTGCTACCGGGCTCTACAGAAACCGGAAGATTGGCGAGCCTCATATCCTCTCAGGCAGAAGCTAGGGGAATGGACACGACAAGGGTCGTGGCAGAAATGCAAGCAGAAATTCCCATGGGAAGGTTCGGGAGACCGGAAGAAATAGCTTCTTTGGCAGCCTTTTTGTGTACTCCTGCCGCTTCTTACATAACAGGAGTTAGTATTCAGGCAGATGGAGGTAGGATAGGAAGTATCTAG
- a CDS encoding DUF502 domain-containing protein, producing the protein MRNPIRFIFNRFIAYFFRGLLFIAPLGITVLILFSAFDFVDSLGRIQFESWTDPNKKIFIPGLGFLIVVGGTAFIGVLFTKILPITIQGWLEEKLSNLPLVKIFYTATKDLISAFLGEKKKFTTGVLVTINYHPVVKKMGFLTQENLDVFNLPDMVSVYCPHGYAISGQTFIVSKKDVEILDIPSTELMKMAISGGVSITETK; encoded by the coding sequence ATGAGAAATCCAATACGTTTCATATTCAATCGCTTTATAGCCTACTTTTTCCGAGGCTTACTCTTCATTGCCCCATTAGGCATCACCGTACTCATCCTTTTCTCTGCCTTTGATTTTGTAGATAGCTTAGGAAGGATACAATTTGAGAGTTGGACAGATCCAAACAAAAAGATCTTTATCCCCGGCTTAGGGTTCCTAATTGTGGTAGGTGGTACCGCATTTATTGGAGTTCTTTTCACTAAGATTCTGCCCATAACTATACAGGGATGGTTAGAAGAGAAGTTGAGTAACCTCCCCTTAGTAAAAATCTTTTATACAGCCACTAAAGATCTAATTTCTGCGTTCTTAGGGGAGAAAAAGAAATTTACCACCGGGGTACTGGTCACCATCAATTATCATCCTGTAGTGAAAAAGATGGGATTCTTAACCCAGGAGAATCTGGACGTCTTTAATTTACCAGATATGGTGAGTGTGTATTGTCCCCATGGATATGCCATTTCAGGACAGACCTTCATAGTGTCAAAAAAGGATGTAGAGATTCTGGATATCCCCAGTACAGAACTCATGAAAATGGCCATTTCCGGTGGAGTGTCCATAACAGAAACCAAATGA
- the lipA gene encoding lipoyl synthase codes for MIERKKRPDWLRVKLPIGENYRKVREIVDNNKLHTICQSGNCPNMGECWGEGTATFMILGNVCTRSCNFCAVATGRPNEYDTQEPERVAKAIATMGVKHAVITSVNRDELKDKGAEIWYQTVVETKKLSPKTTIETLIPDTKADWDALYRMISAGQEVVSHNMETVKSFYRKVRPQAKYERSLEQIRRTKEYGKRTKTGIMLGFGEKKEEVFEAMDDLASVGCDILTLGQYLQPTKMHHEVIEFIHPDLFEEYRVEGLKRGIKYVESGPLVRSSYHSERHVNV; via the coding sequence ATGATTGAAAGGAAAAAACGTCCCGATTGGCTTCGCGTGAAGCTTCCCATAGGTGAGAACTACAGAAAAGTACGAGAAATCGTAGATAATAATAAACTACACACCATCTGTCAAAGTGGTAATTGTCCCAATATGGGAGAATGCTGGGGTGAAGGAACGGCTACGTTTATGATCCTTGGAAACGTGTGTACGCGCAGTTGCAACTTCTGTGCCGTAGCTACAGGTAGACCTAATGAATATGACACCCAGGAACCTGAAAGAGTGGCTAAAGCTATAGCTACCATGGGGGTTAAACATGCAGTTATCACTTCCGTAAACAGAGACGAACTGAAAGATAAAGGTGCAGAGATCTGGTATCAAACGGTAGTGGAGACGAAGAAACTATCGCCAAAAACTACTATTGAAACCTTGATTCCGGACACTAAAGCGGACTGGGATGCCCTTTACCGTATGATATCTGCCGGACAGGAAGTGGTTTCTCACAATATGGAAACCGTAAAAAGTTTCTACCGTAAGGTTAGGCCTCAAGCTAAATACGAGAGAAGCTTAGAGCAGATTCGTAGAACCAAAGAATACGGAAAACGCACTAAAACCGGCATCATGCTTGGGTTTGGAGAAAAGAAGGAAGAGGTCTTCGAAGCTATGGATGATCTTGCTAGCGTAGGTTGTGATATTTTGACCCTGGGTCAGTATTTACAACCCACAAAAATGCACCACGAGGTGATAGAATTCATTCATCCGGATCTTTTTGAAGAATATAGAGTGGAAGGATTGAAGAGAGGAATCAAATACGTGGAATCAGGACCTTTGGTAAGATCTTCTTATCACTCGGAAAGACATGTGAATGTATAA
- the metK gene encoding methionine adenosyltransferase, giving the protein MAYLFTSESVSEGHPDKVADQISDALIDHFLAFDPNSKVACETLVTTGLVVLAGEVNTSTYLDVQNIAREVIRKIGYTKAEYMFEANSCGIISSIHEQSPDINQGVERQTATDDFETKANAQGAGDQGMMFGYATRETDNYMPLALDLSHKILQEIAEIRRENKEITYLRPDTKSQVTIEYTDDNHPQRIDTIVISTQHDEFDEDEAMLAKIKSDMINIVIPRVKARLKPELQALFTDNITYHINPTGKFVIGGPHGDTGLTGRKIIVDTYGGKGAHGGGAFSGKDPSKVDRSAAYATRHIAKNLVAAGVCDEVLVQVSYAIGVAQPCGIFVNTYGTSKVNLKDGEIAKVVEKIFDMRPYAIEQRLKLRTPIYSETAAYGHMGREPKVVTKVFENAGQRAEVQVELFTWEKLDYVDKVKEAFGL; this is encoded by the coding sequence ATGGCATATTTATTCACTTCGGAATCGGTTTCTGAAGGGCATCCTGACAAAGTAGCCGATCAAATCTCTGATGCTCTCATTGATCATTTTTTAGCTTTTGACCCGAATTCTAAAGTAGCATGTGAAACTTTAGTGACTACCGGTTTAGTGGTATTGGCGGGTGAAGTAAACACAAGCACCTACCTGGATGTGCAGAATATAGCAAGAGAGGTAATTCGTAAGATAGGTTATACCAAAGCGGAGTACATGTTCGAAGCGAATTCTTGTGGAATCATCTCTTCTATACATGAGCAATCTCCGGATATCAATCAAGGGGTGGAACGTCAGACGGCAACGGATGATTTTGAAACCAAAGCCAATGCTCAGGGCGCTGGAGACCAAGGAATGATGTTTGGTTATGCTACAAGAGAGACGGATAATTATATGCCATTGGCTCTGGATCTCTCGCATAAAATCCTTCAGGAAATTGCAGAAATCCGCAGAGAAAACAAAGAAATTACCTATTTGAGACCGGATACTAAGTCTCAGGTAACCATTGAGTATACTGACGACAATCATCCTCAGCGTATTGATACCATTGTCATCTCTACTCAGCATGATGAGTTTGATGAGGACGAAGCCATGTTAGCTAAAATCAAGTCGGACATGATCAATATCGTGATCCCAAGGGTTAAAGCTCGTTTAAAACCTGAGCTTCAAGCCTTGTTTACGGACAATATCACTTATCACATCAACCCTACAGGGAAATTTGTAATCGGTGGTCCTCATGGAGATACCGGACTTACTGGTCGTAAGATCATTGTAGATACTTACGGTGGCAAAGGAGCTCATGGTGGAGGGGCATTCTCAGGAAAAGATCCTAGTAAAGTGGACCGTTCTGCAGCTTATGCTACGCGTCATATAGCAAAGAACTTAGTGGCTGCAGGAGTATGTGATGAGGTTCTGGTACAGGTATCTTATGCTATCGGTGTGGCACAGCCTTGTGGAATCTTTGTAAACACTTACGGTACAAGTAAAGTGAACTTAAAAGATGGTGAGATAGCAAAAGTAGTGGAAAAAATCTTTGATATGCGTCCTTATGCTATAGAGCAAAGATTAAAATTACGTACTCCTATCTATTCAGAAACTGCCGCTTACGGACATATGGGTAGAGAGCCTAAAGTGGTGACCAAGGTATTCGAAAATGCAGGTCAAAGAGCTGAGGTTCAGGTAGAACTATTCACCTGGGAGAAACTGGACTACGTAGATAAAGTAAAAGAGGCTTTCGGGCTGTAA
- the sucD gene encoding succinate--CoA ligase subunit alpha has product MSILVNKNSKVIVQGFTGSEGTFHAGQMIEYGTNVVGGVTPGKGGQTHLDRPVFNTVEEAVKETGADVSIIFVPPGFAADAIMEAAQAGIKVIVCITEGIPTKDMVKAKSFISTYDCTLIGPNCPGIITAEEAKVGIMPGFIFKKGTIGVVSKSGTLTYEAVDQLTKVGLGQSTAIGIGGDPIIGTTTKQAVEMLMNDPETEGIVMIGEIGGGMEAEAARYIKETGNKKPVVGFIAGQTAPKGRRMGHAGAIIGGADDTAAAKMAIMRECGIHVVDSPAEIGETMLKALGK; this is encoded by the coding sequence ATGAGTATTCTTGTAAACAAAAATTCGAAGGTAATAGTACAGGGCTTCACTGGCTCAGAAGGAACATTTCATGCAGGCCAAATGATCGAATATGGCACGAATGTAGTGGGCGGTGTGACCCCAGGTAAAGGTGGTCAAACGCATTTGGACAGACCTGTATTCAATACCGTTGAAGAAGCTGTTAAAGAGACTGGCGCAGATGTTTCCATCATATTTGTACCCCCTGGGTTCGCTGCTGACGCCATCATGGAAGCTGCACAAGCCGGCATCAAAGTTATCGTTTGTATCACAGAAGGTATTCCTACTAAAGATATGGTGAAAGCTAAGTCTTTCATCTCTACTTATGATTGTACTTTAATCGGACCAAACTGTCCGGGAATCATCACTGCTGAAGAAGCGAAAGTAGGTATCATGCCTGGTTTTATCTTCAAGAAAGGTACTATCGGTGTAGTTTCAAAATCAGGTACTTTAACATATGAAGCCGTAGACCAATTGACTAAAGTAGGTCTTGGCCAATCTACCGCTATCGGTATCGGAGGTGACCCTATCATCGGTACTACTACTAAACAAGCCGTGGAAATGTTAATGAATGATCCTGAAACAGAAGGTATCGTAATGATCGGGGAAATAGGCGGCGGTATGGAAGCAGAAGCTGCTCGTTACATCAAGGAAACGGGTAACAAGAAGCCTGTTGTAGGTTTCATCGCCGGACAAACAGCTCCTAAAGGTAGAAGAATGGGCCACGCCGGTGCTATCATCGGTGGTGCTGATGATACTGCTGCTGCAAAAATGGCTATCATGAGAGAATGTGGTATCCATGTAGTGGATTCTCCTGCAGAAATTGGAGAAACCATGTTAAAAGCTTTGGGTAAATAA
- a CDS encoding malate dehydrogenase: protein MKVTIIGAGAVGATAADNIARKEIASEVVILDIKEGFAEGKAMDLAQTASIEGFDTKITGVTNDYSKTAKSDVIVVTSGIPRKPGMTREELIGTNAKIVGGVVKSALEVSPKAVIVIVSNPMDTMTYLTYKIAAEMGISKRKVIGMGGALDSARFRYRLGEALGVAQSDLHGMVIGGHGDTTMIPLTRLATWNSIPVSRFLSAEALKEVSDKTMVGGATLTGLLGTSAWYAPGAAIGQVVESILRDEKKIIPSCVYLNGEYGQKDICLGVPVVIGRNGWEKIVTLRLSNEEKAAFEKSADAVRAMNAAL, encoded by the coding sequence ATGAAGGTTACCATTATTGGAGCAGGGGCGGTAGGGGCTACCGCAGCAGATAACATAGCCCGTAAGGAGATAGCGTCTGAGGTAGTGATACTAGATATTAAAGAGGGATTTGCAGAGGGCAAAGCCATGGATTTAGCTCAGACAGCGTCCATAGAAGGTTTTGATACAAAGATCACGGGTGTGACCAATGATTACAGCAAGACCGCAAAATCAGATGTTATAGTGGTAACTTCAGGTATTCCTCGTAAGCCGGGTATGACGCGTGAGGAGTTGATCGGGACTAATGCTAAGATCGTGGGTGGGGTAGTGAAATCAGCTTTAGAGGTTTCTCCCAAAGCCGTGATTGTGATTGTATCTAACCCAATGGATACCATGACCTATTTGACTTATAAGATTGCTGCAGAAATGGGTATTTCTAAGCGTAAAGTGATAGGAATGGGTGGAGCATTAGATTCAGCACGTTTTCGCTATAGATTAGGTGAAGCCTTGGGTGTGGCCCAAAGTGACTTACATGGCATGGTGATAGGAGGACATGGTGATACTACTATGATTCCATTAACCCGTTTAGCTACCTGGAATAGTATTCCGGTAAGTAGGTTCTTATCTGCAGAAGCACTTAAAGAAGTGTCTGATAAAACGATGGTAGGAGGAGCTACTTTAACCGGACTTTTGGGGACATCTGCCTGGTATGCTCCAGGTGCAGCTATTGGTCAAGTGGTGGAATCCATACTTAGAGACGAAAAGAAGATCATTCCTTCTTGCGTGTATTTAAACGGAGAGTATGGTCAAAAGGACATTTGCTTAGGTGTGCCTGTAGTGATAGGTAGGAACGGTTGGGAGAAGATTGTAACCTTGAGGTTGTCTAATGAGGAAAAAGCCGCATTTGAAAAGTCTGCTGATGCAGTAAGAGCTATGAATGCTGCTTTATAA
- a CDS encoding YkvA family protein — protein sequence MKKTGFLKTILGSIFFKNSFLKASRLSKNSKGIILLLGTVISKMQSDGKGSAFQKIKAKVKSLGLLLRHYANGSYRNVETKHIIFILAGMIYFLSPVDLIPDILPLVGFADDIALFSFIYNSLSKEVEKFEMWLLNQKAEVILE from the coding sequence ATGAAAAAAACCGGCTTTCTTAAAACCATTTTGGGGTCCATCTTTTTCAAAAATTCCTTCCTGAAAGCGAGCAGACTATCAAAGAACTCAAAAGGAATCATCCTTTTGCTAGGTACTGTTATTAGTAAGATGCAATCAGACGGAAAAGGTTCCGCATTTCAAAAGATCAAAGCGAAGGTGAAGTCCTTAGGATTACTCCTCCGTCACTACGCTAACGGAAGTTATCGGAATGTTGAAACAAAGCACATCATCTTCATATTAGCTGGAATGATCTACTTTCTTTCTCCTGTAGATTTGATTCCTGATATATTGCCACTAGTGGGATTCGCTGATGACATCGCGCTGTTTTCATTCATCTATAACAGCTTGTCTAAGGAAGTAGAAAAGTTTGAAATGTGGCTTTTAAATCAAAAAGCGGAAGTGATTCTTGAGTGA
- a CDS encoding Sec-independent protein translocase subunit TatA/TatB — MELTTLLFLGSLGGSEIFIILFVILLFFGAKKLPELARGLGKGIKEFKDATKDVKENIEKATKIED, encoded by the coding sequence ATGGAGCTGACAACATTATTGTTTTTGGGATCTCTGGGAGGTTCTGAAATATTTATCATCCTTTTCGTCATACTGTTGTTCTTCGGAGCCAAAAAACTTCCTGAACTAGCCAGAGGCTTAGGTAAAGGTATCAAAGAATTTAAGGATGCCACTAAAGATGTAAAAGAGAACATCGAAAAGGCGACCAAAATAGAAGATTGA
- the gatA gene encoding Asp-tRNA(Asn)/Glu-tRNA(Gln) amidotransferase subunit GatA has product MQYSEYRERLFAGEWNLSEVVDTFLERIKSYKHLNVFLDVYEEEARQKAKEISEKIKNGNAGRLAGMVIGLKDILAYKDHGLQCGSKILDGFQSQFTATAVQRLLNEDAIIIGRQNCDEFGMGSSNENSAFGPTLNFWNENKVPGGSSGASAVAVAAGLCHASIGSDTGGSVRQPSAFNGTVGLKPTYGRISRWGLAAYASSFDCIGPITSSVADAALLLEVMAGKDEYDSTASPIAPELYSDFTSNLEKKRIGYFKEALHSEGLDEGVKQATISKIEQLRSQGHEIVELDFPELKYLLPVYYTLTMAEASSNLNRYDGVRYGHRAKDAKNLEELYKKTRGEGFGKEVKRRILLGTFILSAEYYDAYYAKAQRVRTLIIQKTNDYFKEVDFILSPTTPSPAFDLGRKNVSATEAYLEDIYTVHANVCGIPAISIPNGKSPEGLPYGLQILAPSFAEKDLLNFAKHIE; this is encoded by the coding sequence ATGCAGTATTCGGAGTATAGAGAGCGGCTGTTTGCCGGAGAATGGAATTTAAGCGAAGTAGTAGATACCTTCTTAGAGCGCATTAAATCCTATAAACACCTGAATGTTTTTTTAGATGTTTATGAAGAGGAAGCTCGCCAAAAGGCCAAAGAGATCTCTGAGAAGATCAAAAACGGAAATGCCGGGAGACTAGCCGGTATGGTGATAGGCCTTAAAGATATATTAGCGTACAAAGACCACGGTCTGCAATGCGGATCAAAGATTCTAGACGGTTTCCAATCCCAGTTTACCGCCACAGCCGTACAGCGCCTCCTCAATGAAGATGCCATCATTATTGGTAGACAAAACTGTGACGAATTCGGCATGGGGTCTTCTAATGAGAATTCCGCCTTTGGTCCTACCCTTAACTTTTGGAACGAAAACAAAGTGCCTGGCGGGTCATCTGGGGCAAGTGCTGTAGCAGTAGCAGCGGGTTTATGTCATGCCTCCATAGGTTCTGACACCGGAGGTTCAGTTCGTCAACCTTCAGCATTTAACGGAACAGTAGGTTTAAAACCTACCTATGGAAGAATTTCCAGATGGGGCTTAGCCGCCTACGCTTCCTCCTTTGACTGTATAGGACCTATTACTTCATCTGTTGCTGACGCGGCCTTACTTTTAGAGGTGATGGCCGGTAAAGACGAGTACGATAGTACAGCCTCTCCTATAGCACCGGAATTGTACTCTGACTTTACTTCGAATCTGGAAAAGAAAAGGATAGGATACTTTAAAGAAGCTCTACATTCTGAAGGACTTGACGAAGGCGTTAAGCAAGCTACTATATCCAAAATTGAGCAATTAAGATCACAAGGTCACGAGATAGTTGAATTAGATTTCCCTGAACTGAAATACCTCCTTCCCGTTTACTATACACTGACCATGGCGGAAGCTTCTTCTAACCTCAACCGTTATGATGGAGTAAGGTACGGACATAGAGCAAAAGACGCTAAGAACCTGGAAGAACTCTATAAGAAAACCAGAGGGGAAGGATTTGGAAAGGAAGTAAAGAGAAGAATTCTTTTGGGAACCTTTATTTTAAGTGCAGAATATTATGATGCATATTATGCAAAAGCTCAGCGTGTGCGCACTTTGATCATTCAAAAAACGAATGATTATTTTAAAGAGGTAGACTTTATTCTGTCCCCTACTACACCTTCTCCTGCTTTTGATTTAGGAAGAAAAAATGTAAGTGCTACAGAAGCTTACCTGGAAGATATATACACTGTTCATGCGAACGTCTGCGGGATCCCTGCCATATCAATTCCAAATGGCAAAAGCCCGGAAGGACTGCCATATGGACTGCAAATTTTGGCTCCATCTTTTGCTGAAAAAGATTTACTGAATTTCGCAAAGCACATAGAATAA
- a CDS encoding lytic transglycosylase domain-containing protein, with the protein MKLSKLFLACSVVTVFSGGVWGQINEVEEEPVVVEEVKISYPYQVQVIDERDNVPFTITVLDPEIIKARLKSIEKTMPMVYNESVAFWLNYFTQRRPNFTKTMMEEMSYYFPIFEKILKQNDMPEELKYLAILESGLNPKAVSRAKAVGLWQFMSFTGKEYGLTINEYVDERMHPEKSTDAACRYLKFLNRMFNDWDLALASYNTGQGRISRAMKKTGLTNYWDLHPHIPKDTRHYVPMFISLAYLMNFGQDHGIVPEKENVRPPLENIYVDSNVDLQVLADLTQINLDELKKYNPHLKATVLPQSKYGYEIALPTTSMAYFSENRAMILDSIGKRFRSVETITAPQSEAVLANVIAEPTEEGTIIIGRPAAKQQVASNVSQEYVSVTRKVKKVHKVKRGEVLGKIASHYGVSVNDIKKWNNKSNTKVVVGESLAIYVDKSEKVKANSLVANKSSDNVKQPIIHTVRRGDTLWNISQRYEGVSVNDLKKWNNLKGNNVVVGQKIRIRA; encoded by the coding sequence ATGAAGTTATCTAAGTTATTTTTGGCCTGTTCAGTGGTGACGGTTTTCAGTGGGGGTGTGTGGGGTCAGATTAATGAAGTGGAAGAAGAACCTGTAGTGGTAGAAGAGGTAAAAATCTCCTATCCGTACCAGGTTCAGGTGATTGATGAAAGAGACAATGTCCCTTTTACTATTACCGTTCTTGATCCGGAAATTATTAAGGCTCGCCTTAAATCTATAGAGAAGACCATGCCCATGGTCTACAACGAAAGCGTAGCGTTTTGGTTAAATTATTTCACCCAAAGGAGACCTAATTTCACCAAGACCATGATGGAGGAAATGTCCTACTATTTTCCCATCTTCGAGAAGATCCTAAAACAAAATGACATGCCGGAAGAGCTAAAATATTTAGCTATTCTCGAATCAGGACTAAACCCTAAGGCAGTATCCCGCGCTAAGGCTGTTGGTCTATGGCAATTCATGTCATTCACTGGAAAGGAATATGGTTTGACCATCAATGAGTATGTAGATGAAAGGATGCATCCGGAGAAATCCACAGATGCAGCTTGTAGATATTTGAAGTTTTTAAACCGAATGTTTAATGACTGGGATTTGGCTCTTGCCTCTTACAATACGGGACAAGGTAGAATCAGCAGAGCCATGAAGAAAACCGGTTTAACAAATTACTGGGACCTACATCCTCATATCCCGAAAGACACTCGTCATTATGTACCTATGTTCATTTCCCTGGCTTATTTAATGAACTTTGGTCAAGATCATGGAATAGTGCCGGAAAAGGAAAACGTTCGTCCGCCATTGGAGAATATTTATGTTGACAGTAACGTAGACCTTCAAGTATTAGCTGACTTGACGCAAATTAATCTGGATGAACTTAAAAAGTACAATCCCCATTTAAAAGCCACCGTTTTACCTCAAAGTAAATACGGATATGAGATAGCCTTACCTACAACCTCCATGGCCTATTTTTCTGAGAACAGAGCTATGATTCTAGATTCAATAGGTAAGAGATTCAGAAGTGTAGAAACCATTACGGCTCCTCAATCTGAAGCTGTTTTAGCAAATGTCATTGCCGAACCTACAGAAGAAGGTACCATTATCATAGGGCGACCAGCAGCAAAGCAACAAGTAGCCAGCAATGTTTCTCAAGAATATGTAAGTGTTACTCGCAAAGTAAAGAAAGTACATAAAGTTAAAAGAGGAGAAGTCCTTGGTAAAATTGCTTCTCACTATGGCGTTTCGGTAAATGATATCAAAAAATGGAACAATAAGTCTAACACGAAAGTAGTAGTGGGAGAAAGCTTAGCCATTTATGTAGATAAGAGTGAAAAGGTTAAAGCTAACAGCTTAGTAGCAAACAAGTCTTCAGATAACGTAAAACAACCTATCATTCATACCGTTCGTAGAGGTGATACCCTATGGAATATTTCACAGAGGTATGAAGGAGTTAGCGTGAATGACCTTAAGAAGTGGAACAATCTTAAAGGAAATAATGTGGTTGTGGGTCAAAAGATCCGTATCCGCGCCTAA